A single Mus caroli chromosome 15, CAROLI_EIJ_v1.1, whole genome shotgun sequence DNA region contains:
- the LOC110310667 gene encoding acyl-coenzyme A thioesterase 9, mitochondrial: MKRAAMWLWTLNKGFLTHGRGLSQGSKYKVSEPLHIHQVQDKLREIVGVSTVWRDHVKAMEERKLLHSFLPKSQKVLPPRKMRDSYIEVLLPLGTDPELRDKYVTVKNTVRFGRILEDLDSLGVLVCYMHNCNHSTKMSPLSIVTVLVDKIDMCKHSLSPEQDIKFTGHVSWVGNTSMEVKMKMFQLHDDEKYWPVLDATFVMVARDSENKGPAFVNPLIPENKEEEELFTQGELNMSRRIAFGTSSLLKVAPSSEERNIIHELFLSTLDPKTISFQSRILPPKAVWMEDTKLKSLDICHPQERNVFNRIFGGFLMRKAYELAWATACSFGGSRPYVVTVDDIMFQKPVEVGSLLFLSSQVCFTQDNYIQVRVHSEVFSLDSREHMTTNVFHFTFMSEKEVPLIFPKTYGESMLYLDGQRHFKSMSTPVTSKKDYPVEP, from the coding sequence ATGAAGCGGGCAGCGATGTGGCTTTGGACCTTGAACAAGGGGTTTCTTACTCATGGCAGAGGACTATCTCAAGGATCGAAATACAAAGTAAGTGAGCCCTTACACATCCATCAAGTTCAAGACAAGCTGCGGGAGATAGTAGGCGTATCCACAGTCTGGAGAGACCATGTAAAAGCAATGGAGGAAAGGAAGTTACTTCATAGTTTTTTGCCTAAATCACAGAAAGTCCTACCACCGAGGAAAATGAGGGATAGTTACATCGAAGTTCTCCTACCTTTGGGTACTGACCCTGAACTACGAGACAAATATGTGACTGTTAAAAATACAGTAAGATTTGGCAGAATTCTTGAGGACCTTGACAGCCTAGGAGTTCTTGTTTGCTACATGCACAACTGCAATCATTCTACCAAGATGTCTCCTTTATCAATAGTTACAGTCCTGGTGGACAAGATTGATATGTGTAAACACAGCTTAAGCCCTGAACAGGACATTAAGTTCACTGGCCATGTTAGCTGGGTTGGAAATACATCCATGGAAGTGAAGATGAAAATGTTCCAGCTGCACGATGATGAGAAATATTGGCCTGTTTTGGATGCAACCTTTGTAATGGTGGCTCGAGATTCTGAAAATAAGGGGCCGGCATTTGTAAATCCACTTATTCcggaaaataaagaagaagaagagctctTTACACAAGGAGAATTGAACATGAGCCGAAGGATTGCCTTTGGCACCAGTTCATTACTGAAAGTGGCTCCCAGTTCTGAAGAGAGGAATATCATACATGAACTGTTTCTTAGCACACTGGATCCAAAGACTATAAGTTTTCAGAGTCGAATTTTGCCTCCAAAGGCAGTGTGGATGGAGGACACAAAACTCAAGAGCTTGGATATTTGTCACCCTCAGGAACGGAACGTATTCAATCGGATCTTTGGTGGTTTTCTTATGAGAAAAGCATATGAACTTGCATGGGCTACTGCTTGTAGCTTTGGAGGTTCTCGGCCATATGTGGTAACAGTAGATGATATCATGTTTCAGAAGCCTGTTGAAGTTGGTtcattgctctttctttcttcacaggtATGCTTCACCCAGGACAATTACATTCAAGTCAGAGTCCATAGCGAAGTGTTCTCTCTTGACAGTCGTGAGCATATGACCACCAATGTCTTTCATTTTACATTCATGTCAGAAAAAGAGGTACCCTTGATTTTCCCTAAAACATATGGAGAGTCCATGTTGTATTTAGATGGACAGCGACATTTCAAGTCTATGAGTACCCCAGTGACCTCGAAAAAGGACTACCCTGTGGAACCCTAG